A window of the Frankiales bacterium genome harbors these coding sequences:
- a CDS encoding DUF1643 domain-containing protein, with the protein MTDTSPRIDVERTALIDGPYRYVLARRWRDDGPTAWFIMLNPSTADADTDDPTIRRCMGFALAWGMSSLAVLNLYAWRATEPKDLTWRRAIGIDVCGPHNDRFLRSLATLPDDDPIIAAWGAHAPRARADHVMAMPGMDRAQCLGTTKHGHPRHPLYIRSTTALQPYTHQPRPSR; encoded by the coding sequence ATGACCGACACCTCGCCACGCATCGACGTCGAGCGCACGGCCCTGATCGACGGCCCGTACCGGTACGTCCTCGCCCGCCGCTGGAGAGACGACGGCCCCACCGCGTGGTTCATCATGCTGAACCCGTCCACCGCCGACGCCGACACCGACGACCCCACCATCCGCCGCTGCATGGGCTTCGCCCTCGCCTGGGGCATGTCCAGCCTCGCCGTGCTCAACCTGTACGCCTGGCGTGCCACCGAGCCCAAGGACCTCACCTGGCGCCGCGCCATCGGCATCGACGTCTGCGGACCCCACAACGACCGATTCCTCCGCTCCCTCGCCACCCTGCCCGATGACGATCCGATCATCGCCGCCTGGGGAGCCCACGCCCCCCGAGCCCGCGCCGACCACGTCATGGCCATGCCCGGCATGGACCGCGCACAATGCCTCGGCACCACCAAGCACGGCCACCCCCGCCACCCCCTCTACATCCGCTCCACAACCGCCCTGCAGCCGTACACGCACCAGCCAAGGCCCAGCCGATGA